A section of the Castanea sativa cultivar Marrone di Chiusa Pesio chromosome 12, ASM4071231v1 genome encodes:
- the LOC142618463 gene encoding deoxyhypusine hydroxylase, whose amino-acid sequence MGSVDEVSNNNGFGCSPEMEKFLCERLGDLTQPISERFRVLFSLRNLKGPAPRNALIRATRDSSNLLAHEAAFALGQMQDADAIPALIALLNDLSLHPIVRHEAAEALGAIGLESNVLVLKNSLVSDPAQEVRETCELALNRIEQLKGDGGNGESSMEGRSPFMSVDPAAPASSCSSVDQLREVLLDEEKGMYERYAALFALRNHGGDDAVSAIIDSLHSKSALLKHEVAYVLGQLQNKAASAALSNILRDLNEHAMVRHEAAEALGSIADDQSIALLEEFAKDPEPIVSQSCEVALSMLEFERSGKSFEYLFMQAPLVH is encoded by the exons ATGGGTTCTGTAGACGAAGTTAGCAACAACAACGGATTCGGATGCTCACCCGAAATGGAGAAATTCCTCTGTGAACGGTTGGGCGACCTGACCCAGCCGATTTCGGAGCGCTTCAGAGTCCTCTTCTCTCTCCGTAATCTTAAAGGCCCCGCTCCTCGCAACGCCCTTATCCGAG CTACAAGAGATTCATCAAATTTGTTAGCACATGAGGCTGCATTTGCATTGGGTCAAATGCAAGATGCCGATGCTATCCCGGCTTTGATAGCACTACTCAATGATCTCTCTTTGCATCCCATTGTTCGCCACGAA GCGGCGGAAGCATTGGGTGCAATTGGGTTGGAGAGTAATGTTCTTGTTTTGAAGAATAGTTTGGTCTCGGACCCGGCTCAGGAGGTGCGGGAAACATGTGAATTGGCTCTCAATCGAATTGAACAATTAAAGGGTGATGGCGGAAATGGTGAATCTTCCATGGAAGGAAGATCACCTTTTATGTCAGTTGATCCCGCTGCACCagcttcttcttgttcttccgTTGATCAACTAAG GGAAGTACTTCTGGATGAAGAAAAAGGCATGTATGAGAGGTATGCAGCTCTCTTCGCACTTCGAAATCATGGTGGAGATGACGCTGTTTCTGCAATAATTGATTCTTTGCATTCAAAAAGTGCTCTACTGAAACATGAG GTGGCCTATGTATTGGGCCAACTGCAAAACAAAGCTGCTTCAGCTGCACTTTCCAATATACTCAGAGATTTGAATGAGCACGCCATGGTTAGACATGAAGCTGCTGAAGCTCTTGGTTCCATTGCAG ATGACCAAAGTATAGCACTTCTTGAGGAATTTGCTAAGGACCCTGAGCCTATTGTCTCACAAAGTTGTGAAGTTGCTCTAAGCATGCTTGAGTTTGAAAGATCAGGAAAATCATTTGAG TACCTTTTCATGCAAGCTCCCCTTGTGCATTAA